A region from the Alkalispirochaeta americana genome encodes:
- a CDS encoding ABC transporter substrate-binding protein has protein sequence MKRSYTVSVSALLLVLASLVLFVSAGRKEAQVPSEINVSYVTSPFNLPIIIMREKGLLEEEFAPQGITINWHEITSGAHQATAMAAGSLDIASVINSTSVILSNAAGNEVIIAAGFSRPQQTFGIMAGPDGPSSVADLRGARVAGPKGTVLHQILVSALDAHGMSEEDIEFFSMGLPQARMALLAGEVDAALQAASLIIRNQEAGYSLIATAEGYVVPKLVVGVRPRFLEHHPDLVERYRQVQERALAFIEENLEEAIAIGAAEHEISLEDAWKLYEWGDFMMHLSPDDLASLSEDVEFLLAQGMIETTLDALSFVDEAALAR, from the coding sequence ATGAAGCGGTCCTACACCGTATCTGTTTCTGCACTTCTTCTGGTGCTGGCAAGTCTTGTTCTCTTTGTCTCGGCCGGACGCAAGGAGGCGCAGGTTCCCTCGGAGATCAATGTTTCCTACGTAACCTCGCCCTTTAATCTGCCCATTATCATCATGCGCGAAAAGGGCCTTCTGGAGGAGGAGTTTGCTCCCCAGGGCATCACCATCAACTGGCACGAGATCACCTCGGGAGCGCATCAGGCAACAGCCATGGCTGCCGGAAGTCTCGATATCGCCTCGGTGATCAATAGCACATCGGTGATCCTCTCCAACGCTGCCGGAAATGAGGTAATCATTGCAGCTGGTTTCAGCAGGCCCCAGCAGACCTTCGGGATTATGGCTGGCCCTGATGGCCCCTCTTCGGTGGCCGATCTGCGGGGAGCCCGCGTGGCTGGTCCCAAGGGAACGGTTCTTCACCAGATTCTGGTCTCGGCCCTGGATGCCCACGGCATGAGCGAAGAAGACATCGAGTTCTTCTCCATGGGGCTTCCCCAGGCCCGGATGGCTCTGCTGGCGGGAGAGGTCGATGCAGCGCTGCAGGCAGCGAGCCTTATTATTCGCAATCAGGAGGCGGGCTATTCCTTGATCGCCACGGCCGAGGGGTACGTTGTGCCGAAGCTTGTGGTGGGTGTGCGGCCCCGGTTTCTGGAGCACCACCCCGATCTGGTGGAGCGCTATCGCCAGGTCCAGGAGCGGGCTCTTGCCTTTATCGAGGAGAATCTCGAGGAGGCAATCGCTATCGGCGCCGCCGAGCACGAGATCTCTCTGGAAGATGCCTGGAAGCTCTACGAATGGGGCGATTTCATGATGCACCTTTCCCCGGATGATCTGGCAAGTCTCTCCGAGGATGTGGAATTTCTTCTTGCCCAGGGAATGATCGAAACAACCCTGGATGCGCTATCCTTTGTGGATGAGGCAGCTCTTGCCCGCTGA
- a CDS encoding sodium:proton antiporter, translated as MILAEIFPVRLIPLDVVSAGGLAWYLAGAIFLVGLAGLLLNRRAVTKVIALNVLNSALVLIFILQGKRAGQDAPILFRGDEIPVDPLVQALMLTAIVVGVCVTALLLVLIQCIFDATGTTDIPKIEMFFRRKGGGRGK; from the coding sequence ATGATTCTGGCAGAGATCTTCCCGGTCAGACTCATCCCGCTCGACGTGGTTTCGGCTGGAGGTCTGGCGTGGTATCTGGCGGGAGCGATCTTTCTGGTAGGGCTGGCGGGGCTCCTTCTTAACCGCCGGGCTGTGACCAAGGTGATCGCCCTGAACGTACTCAATAGCGCTTTGGTGCTCATCTTCATACTTCAGGGAAAACGGGCGGGCCAGGATGCTCCCATTCTTTTTCGGGGAGACGAGATTCCCGTTGACCCTCTGGTGCAGGCTCTGATGCTCACGGCGATTGTGGTGGGGGTCTGTGTTACGGCCCTCCTTCTGGTTCTGATTCAATGTATCTTTGATGCCACGGGAACTACCGATATCCCGAAAATCGAGATGTTTTTCCGCCGGAAGGGGGGGGGTCGTGGGAAGTGA
- the ugpA gene encoding sn-glycerol-3-phosphate ABC transporter permease UgpA, with product MMGKRVIFKEKGLPYLLIAPEVILVLAFFIFPAAQALLQSVFREDAFGISRVFVGFENFQRVLSEPLYVRAIWTTLGFAFSVAASTMAIALFLSALSTGIGKRAIVYRTVIIAPYAVAPLVAGVMWFFLFSPSVGLISYGLRMVGVRWNHTIIPGQAFFLVVLAASWQRIAYNFLFYLGGMQSIPDSLIESAAIDGASPAVRFWKITFPLLSPTTFFLVIMNFIYTFFETFPVIHQLTQGGPSNATATMVYRIYRDGFRGLDFGGSAAQSVILMAFVVTVVALQFRFAERKVVY from the coding sequence ATGATGGGCAAAAGAGTTATTTTCAAAGAGAAGGGGCTGCCCTACCTGCTCATAGCTCCGGAAGTTATTTTGGTGCTGGCCTTCTTCATATTTCCGGCCGCCCAGGCTTTGTTGCAGTCGGTTTTTCGGGAGGATGCCTTCGGGATCTCCCGGGTTTTTGTCGGGTTTGAAAACTTTCAGCGCGTTTTGTCGGAGCCGCTTTATGTCAGGGCTATCTGGACAACCCTGGGTTTTGCCTTTTCTGTGGCAGCCTCCACTATGGCGATCGCCTTGTTTCTGTCGGCCCTGTCAACGGGAATAGGGAAAAGAGCCATTGTTTACCGGACAGTTATTATTGCCCCCTACGCAGTTGCTCCGCTTGTGGCGGGTGTTATGTGGTTCTTCCTCTTCAGTCCTTCCGTCGGTTTGATATCCTACGGGTTGCGCATGGTTGGAGTCCGCTGGAATCACACGATCATCCCCGGCCAGGCCTTTTTCCTGGTGGTCCTGGCGGCATCATGGCAGAGAATTGCCTACAATTTTCTCTTTTATTTGGGTGGCATGCAGAGCATACCGGACTCGCTCATTGAGAGCGCCGCAATTGATGGTGCTTCGCCGGCAGTGCGGTTCTGGAAGATTACCTTCCCGTTGCTTTCACCCACGACCTTTTTTCTGGTGATCATGAACTTTATCTACACCTTTTTTGAAACCTTTCCGGTCATTCATCAGCTTACGCAGGGAGGGCCCAGCAACGCCACAGCTACCATGGTATACCGGATTTACCGTGACGGTTTCCGTGGCCTTGATTTTGGAGGATCGGCGGCACAGTCGGTGATTCTCATGGCCTTTGTGGTAACCGTGGTTGCCTTGCAGTTCCGCTTTGCGGAACGAAAAGTTGTCTACTAG
- a CDS encoding complex I subunit 5 family protein has product MGSDQALLFPVLLPLAGAVLGLLAETWHARRVGWACALTGIASGFAVFLILALRGWSSGALPLEGVVGGWAPEVGILLILDFPAAVFGPLLYGVSFFILLFASGDRSLGCLFAAVFSIAVAGVGGVVLAGDLFNIFVFFEVLSLCAVILIAFQGRASAMYAAFRYLVVGAVSIAFYLLGLFFLYRATGELALRPLLAHISSAGELSSSLRLGLACMIGSVAMRVALVPFHGWLPSAHGEAPTAVSAFLSGVLLKTGVVVLYRLLLLIQAGAEYPLVQALLWMGVVSAFLGAFAAFFQSDVKRLLAYSSISQLGYVAAALAAGALGAALFHGVAHALFKSLLFLLVGRLAEGLGTHDFRMLRSKGGMRCSSFLEGVAFLVAVAAVMGLPGFSGFAGKQLVLAGVAAIEVGPAGKVAYWVLKAAALGTAASFGTLFLLMIAPGTKERVVRVSPREQIALLVLLAGVLFQGVVRVDLVRLGSSLEALGFLIAGGFLVALRQHVLLRPSREMTSGEGCSTCRLSGCSDSFGRLGHALGSLDGLILAMLAGFLVLFHL; this is encoded by the coding sequence GTGGGAAGTGATCAGGCACTGCTTTTTCCGGTTCTGCTTCCCCTGGCGGGAGCTGTCCTGGGGCTTCTAGCTGAAACCTGGCACGCCCGGCGGGTGGGGTGGGCCTGTGCCCTGACGGGAATCGCCTCGGGTTTTGCGGTCTTTCTGATCCTGGCGCTCCGGGGCTGGTCTTCGGGCGCGCTCCCTCTGGAGGGGGTGGTCGGGGGCTGGGCTCCGGAGGTGGGTATCCTCCTGATTCTTGATTTTCCGGCGGCTGTCTTTGGGCCTCTATTGTATGGGGTCAGCTTTTTTATTCTCCTTTTTGCTTCCGGAGATCGTTCCCTGGGGTGTCTCTTCGCTGCTGTCTTTTCCATCGCCGTGGCCGGTGTTGGCGGGGTGGTGCTGGCGGGGGACCTCTTTAACATCTTTGTTTTTTTCGAGGTCCTTTCGCTCTGTGCGGTTATTCTCATCGCCTTTCAGGGTCGAGCCAGTGCGATGTACGCGGCCTTCCGCTATCTGGTGGTGGGGGCAGTATCTATCGCCTTTTATCTGTTGGGGCTTTTCTTTCTCTATCGTGCTACGGGCGAGCTGGCGTTGCGTCCTTTGCTGGCGCATATTTCCAGCGCCGGCGAGCTGTCTTCGTCGCTTCGCCTGGGTCTGGCCTGCATGATCGGGAGCGTTGCCATGCGGGTTGCTCTGGTGCCTTTTCATGGCTGGTTGCCCTCGGCTCATGGCGAAGCGCCCACGGCTGTGTCGGCCTTTCTTTCGGGAGTGCTTCTGAAAACGGGGGTGGTGGTTCTCTATCGGTTGCTGTTATTGATCCAGGCTGGCGCCGAGTATCCCCTGGTGCAGGCTTTGCTCTGGATGGGGGTGGTATCGGCCTTTCTGGGGGCCTTTGCGGCCTTTTTTCAAAGCGATGTGAAACGCCTTTTGGCGTATAGTTCCATCTCTCAGTTGGGGTATGTCGCGGCAGCCCTCGCTGCGGGCGCTCTGGGAGCTGCTTTGTTTCATGGTGTAGCCCACGCTCTTTTCAAGAGTCTGCTCTTTCTTCTGGTGGGGCGTCTTGCTGAAGGGTTGGGTACGCACGATTTCAGGATGCTTCGCAGCAAAGGAGGAATGCGGTGCTCCTCCTTTCTGGAGGGGGTGGCTTTTCTTGTTGCCGTGGCAGCCGTTATGGGGTTGCCCGGGTTTAGTGGATTTGCAGGAAAGCAGCTGGTGTTGGCCGGTGTCGCCGCGATAGAAGTTGGTCCCGCTGGAAAGGTGGCATATTGGGTGCTGAAAGCGGCAGCTTTGGGTACGGCGGCCTCCTTTGGGACCCTTTTTTTGCTGATGATCGCTCCTGGGACAAAGGAGCGGGTGGTGCGTGTCTCGCCCCGGGAGCAGATAGCTCTTCTGGTTCTTCTGGCGGGGGTCCTGTTTCAGGGGGTTGTGCGGGTTGATCTTGTTCGCTTGGGATCTTCGCTGGAGGCTTTGGGGTTTCTGATTGCCGGTGGGTTCCTTGTGGCCCTGCGCCAGCATGTTCTTCTGCGCCCGAGCAGGGAGATGACCTCCGGGGAGGGGTGCAGTACTTGCCGTCTTTCGGGGTGTTCCGATTCGTTCGGGCGTCTGGGGCATGCCCTGGGAAGTCTTGATGGGCTTATCCTGGCAATGCTGGCGGGCTTTCTGGTCCTGTTTCACCTCTGA
- a CDS encoding Na(+)/H(+) antiporter subunit B gives MIELLLTIQLILSLLAVTARKELVGVLALGLFSLVSTVLFYLMDAPDVALTEAAVGAGVTTLIFVWVLRHTRSVSGRAQ, from the coding sequence ATGATCGAACTTCTTCTGACGATCCAGCTGATCCTGTCCCTTCTTGCAGTGACCGCCCGGAAGGAGCTGGTGGGCGTTCTGGCGCTGGGGCTCTTTAGTCTGGTGAGTACCGTTCTGTTTTATTTGATGGACGCTCCCGATGTGGCGCTCACCGAGGCGGCCGTGGGGGCTGGTGTTACCACGTTGATTTTCGTGTGGGTTCTTCGTCATACCAGATCGGTATCAGGGAGGGCTCAATGA
- a CDS encoding Na+/H+ antiporter subunit E — protein MRSSTKWAVVRVCITTCYLFAGWLLFTGSLDRESLVLGGLCSFLVALLTFDSFIAETEVAWRSLVPRMHWGICYLLLLLWKIYQSSFVMAWIMLSGSFRPRVVHFRTRLRSDIARAMLATSITLTPGTVALEMDEDHLVVHWMSASTSHSRHAGVLIMGGFEKLLRRLWG, from the coding sequence ATGAGAAGTTCCACAAAATGGGCCGTTGTCCGGGTATGTATTACCACGTGCTATCTCTTTGCAGGGTGGTTGCTTTTTACCGGAAGCCTTGACCGGGAATCGCTTGTTCTGGGCGGACTTTGCTCCTTTCTGGTGGCTCTCTTGACCTTCGACTCCTTCATTGCAGAGACCGAGGTTGCCTGGCGAAGCCTCGTCCCGCGGATGCACTGGGGAATCTGCTATCTTTTGCTGCTTCTCTGGAAGATCTACCAGTCCAGTTTTGTCATGGCCTGGATCATGCTGAGCGGCTCCTTTCGCCCCCGGGTGGTTCATTTCCGGACACGCCTGCGTAGCGATATTGCCCGGGCAATGCTGGCCACATCGATCACCCTGACCCCCGGCACGGTAGCTTTGGAGATGGACGAAGACCACCTGGTGGTGCACTGGATGAGTGCTTCAACCTCGCACAGCCGCCATGCTGGTGTGTTGATCATGGGAGGGTTTGAAAAGCTTTTAAGGCGCTTGTGGGGGTAG
- the ugpB gene encoding sn-glycerol-3-phosphate ABC transporter substrate-binding protein UgpB, with the protein MIRKLLFVGVCLAGVAAMAFAGGAKEEARPDYPMELEMWIGLGGDLGQRIEEMAADFNSRQDKYVINVVEQGDYEEAMTSAIAAYRAGNQPHILQVYEVGTGTFMGSRQVIKPVYELMADAGMPMNKDEYLSQVTAYYSDLEGNMLSFPFNSSTPIFYYNIDAFREAGLDPHDPPSTWPEVAEAAEKLMATGNYSAGFTFQWPSWTQMENFSAWHDVPLGTRANGMLGWDAELVFNDEVRVRHLQQLVDWQKNGVFQYGGRRGDATPLFTSGDVPMYIASSAAYAGIARTANFEFSAGFLPYWPDVAGAPQNSIIGGGSLWVMGGHSDAEYQGIAEFFAYLSSAEVQAEWHQFSGYLPVTYAAWELSREQGFYDKIPIHNTAISQITLNPPTDNSRGLRFGMFPQVRNVILDGMEAALTGEMTAQRALDQAVSRGNALLREFERTVQ; encoded by the coding sequence ATGATACGAAAGCTGTTGTTTGTTGGTGTTTGTCTTGCAGGTGTGGCTGCCATGGCCTTTGCAGGAGGAGCAAAAGAAGAAGCTCGCCCCGACTATCCGATGGAACTTGAGATGTGGATCGGTCTGGGTGGAGATCTGGGACAGCGTATAGAGGAAATGGCTGCCGATTTTAACAGCCGCCAGGACAAATACGTGATCAACGTGGTGGAGCAGGGCGATTACGAAGAGGCCATGACCAGCGCGATTGCTGCGTACCGTGCGGGTAATCAACCCCACATTCTGCAGGTCTACGAGGTTGGAACCGGCACGTTCATGGGAAGCCGCCAGGTCATCAAGCCTGTCTACGAGCTCATGGCCGATGCAGGTATGCCCATGAACAAGGACGAGTATCTCTCTCAGGTTACCGCTTACTATTCGGACCTGGAAGGAAACATGCTCTCTTTTCCCTTTAACAGTTCCACGCCGATCTTCTACTACAACATCGATGCCTTTCGGGAAGCGGGACTGGATCCTCACGATCCTCCCTCAACCTGGCCGGAAGTAGCCGAAGCAGCCGAAAAGCTGATGGCGACGGGTAACTATTCTGCAGGATTTACCTTCCAGTGGCCTTCGTGGACACAGATGGAAAACTTTTCCGCTTGGCATGATGTTCCCCTTGGAACCAGGGCAAACGGAATGCTCGGGTGGGACGCTGAACTGGTCTTCAACGATGAAGTGCGTGTGCGCCATTTGCAGCAGTTGGTAGACTGGCAGAAAAATGGTGTCTTTCAGTACGGTGGACGCCGTGGTGATGCAACACCGCTTTTCACTTCCGGTGACGTTCCCATGTACATCGCCTCCTCGGCTGCCTACGCAGGGATCGCCCGCACCGCCAATTTCGAGTTCAGCGCCGGCTTTCTCCCCTACTGGCCCGATGTAGCAGGAGCCCCCCAGAACTCCATCATCGGTGGCGGGTCTCTCTGGGTTATGGGCGGTCACAGCGATGCGGAATACCAGGGGATTGCCGAGTTCTTCGCCTACCTGAGTTCTGCCGAGGTTCAGGCCGAATGGCATCAGTTCAGCGGGTATCTTCCCGTGACCTACGCCGCCTGGGAACTTTCTCGGGAGCAGGGGTTTTACGACAAGATCCCCATTCACAACACCGCTATCTCCCAGATCACTCTGAATCCTCCCACGGACAACTCCCGGGGGCTCCGGTTCGGAATGTTTCCCCAGGTTCGCAACGTGATCCTGGACGGGATGGAAGCGGCTCTGACCGGCGAGATGACCGCCCAGCGGGCTCTGGACCAGGCCGTATCACGGGGCAACGCCCTGCTTCGGGAGTTTGAGCGGACCGTCCAATAA
- a CDS encoding PTS sugar transporter subunit IIA — MMISSLLEVRTIELDFAKRRRQHIVERLVELVAGVHPLEDQGRLVREILQRDSEVSTAIGDGVAIPHKLTPLVSQPQVAFLQTRKGGHFSSPDGIPVRLFFLLLAPEGSVNEHLRTLSKLARLLHDARFREELLEATVPQAVVEMIRSREG; from the coding sequence ATGATGATTTCCTCGCTCCTTGAGGTCCGGACGATTGAGCTTGATTTTGCGAAACGCCGGCGACAGCACATTGTTGAGCGCCTTGTGGAGCTTGTTGCAGGAGTTCACCCTCTGGAGGATCAGGGGCGGCTGGTTCGGGAGATCCTGCAACGGGACAGCGAGGTCAGCACGGCTATCGGCGACGGTGTGGCGATTCCCCACAAGCTGACCCCGCTGGTATCGCAGCCTCAGGTTGCCTTTCTCCAGACCCGAAAGGGGGGGCATTTTTCATCGCCCGATGGAATACCGGTGCGGCTCTTTTTTCTGTTGCTGGCGCCGGAGGGATCTGTGAACGAACATCTGCGGACTCTGAGCAAGCTTGCACGCCTTCTCCATGATGCCCGGTTCAGGGAAGAGCTTCTGGAAGCAACCGTCCCGCAGGCAGTGGTGGAGATGATCCGTTCCCGTGAGGGATAA
- a CDS encoding MFS transporter, which yields MKNNDIRAGEMSSRRMYRRSLVIGSGFFTVALIEPMYSAYIPLMLADYLSTSASVGVVLSLLNLIAPLVIPLFSTLSDRTETVLGKRMPYILFFLPLAALSLAVVPLAAHRSFAVLVGALAAMNFFRHAARGPIVSLMPDLVPPRHRSQSNGVINMMAGVAGITSTVLLAPLIAVVVIVPGVGALRRVLPFWIIAVLILFSTAFLFLNVKERKDALPGDGHADDGRPGVRESLREILASGSGGSLPVFGAVLCWFFAWMLVVPFLTMYARDHLGAGEAGATLSYGMLAVSQTLFAIPGGILAARWGRRRMMTLALVLLVLVGLGACLNARAAEAGSGVALFIFWGLLFLLGAAWVILTTNCLPLLWDMGGSRRVGLYTGLYYAASQTALVAGPAAGGGLVDNAGFQGLFLAFSFLMGTAAVFLRISRPGSSC from the coding sequence ATGAAGAACAATGATATCAGGGCCGGGGAGATGTCTTCCCGGCGAATGTACCGCCGCTCCCTTGTGATAGGGAGCGGTTTTTTTACAGTGGCTCTCATTGAGCCCATGTACAGTGCCTACATCCCTCTTATGCTTGCCGATTATCTCTCCACATCGGCGTCGGTTGGGGTTGTTCTGAGCCTTCTTAATCTGATCGCTCCCCTGGTGATCCCGCTTTTTTCAACTCTCTCGGATCGCACGGAGACTGTCCTGGGAAAACGCATGCCCTACATTCTCTTCTTTCTTCCCCTGGCGGCACTTTCCCTGGCAGTAGTTCCCCTGGCTGCCCACCGGAGCTTTGCCGTTCTTGTGGGGGCTCTGGCGGCGATGAACTTCTTCCGCCACGCTGCCCGGGGTCCCATTGTCTCGCTTATGCCCGACCTGGTTCCTCCCCGGCATCGATCGCAGTCAAACGGAGTGATCAACATGATGGCGGGGGTGGCGGGTATAACGTCCACGGTGCTTCTGGCCCCTCTCATCGCCGTGGTTGTGATAGTTCCTGGAGTGGGAGCGCTTCGAAGGGTTCTTCCCTTCTGGATCATCGCAGTCCTTATCCTCTTCTCTACGGCCTTCCTCTTCCTGAATGTTAAAGAAAGGAAAGATGCTCTCCCCGGCGATGGACACGCCGATGACGGGCGCCCTGGCGTGAGGGAATCACTTCGGGAGATTCTCGCCTCCGGATCCGGAGGATCCCTGCCGGTTTTCGGGGCGGTGTTGTGCTGGTTTTTTGCCTGGATGCTGGTGGTTCCCTTTCTTACCATGTACGCCAGGGACCATCTGGGCGCAGGGGAGGCTGGCGCAACTCTCTCCTACGGCATGCTTGCGGTCTCGCAAACGCTTTTTGCGATACCCGGGGGAATCCTGGCAGCCCGATGGGGGCGGCGGAGAATGATGACCCTCGCCCTGGTGCTGCTTGTGCTGGTTGGTTTGGGGGCCTGTCTGAACGCCCGGGCGGCTGAAGCGGGATCCGGGGTGGCTCTTTTTATCTTTTGGGGGCTTCTGTTTCTGCTGGGTGCGGCCTGGGTGATTCTGACCACGAACTGTTTGCCCCTGCTCTGGGACATGGGTGGTTCCCGGCGGGTCGGGTTGTATACCGGTCTCTATTACGCAGCCTCCCAGACAGCCCTTGTCGCGGGGCCTGCGGCAGGGGGGGGCTTGGTGGATAATGCGGGGTTCCAGGGGCTGTTTTTGGCGTTCTCGTTTCTCATGGGCACGGCAGCGGTGTTTCTGAGAATTTCCAGGCCCGGAAGTTCTTGTTAG
- a CDS encoding monovalent cation/H+ antiporter complex subunit F, which translates to MDPVRFLIYVFSATTALSMVRVVLGPSVADRMVGLTVVASQVLGLLVLIAVDQGLTFYLDVALVYDIFGFIGILAITRYVGNREEQP; encoded by the coding sequence ATGGATCCTGTGCGATTTCTGATTTATGTCTTTTCTGCAACCACGGCGCTCTCCATGGTTCGTGTCGTTTTGGGTCCTTCCGTAGCGGACCGGATGGTGGGGCTCACCGTGGTGGCTTCGCAGGTCCTGGGGTTGCTGGTGCTCATCGCCGTTGACCAGGGCCTCACCTTCTATCTCGATGTGGCGCTGGTTTACGATATCTTCGGCTTCATCGGGATTCTTGCGATCACACGCTATGTGGGAAACAGGGAGGAGCAGCCATGA
- the mbhE gene encoding hydrogen gas-evolving membrane-bound hydrogenase subunit E: MREVARHLLVLTLVGLLGWVLLGALVPSPGEEAVGAGRAGFLTASEEETGAINVVSAIYLAFRAYDTMGEAIVLMLAVAGVSFFAGSGSGGKK; this comes from the coding sequence ATGAGAGAGGTTGCGCGACACCTCCTGGTTCTGACCCTGGTGGGTCTTCTTGGCTGGGTCCTCCTGGGTGCGCTGGTCCCTTCCCCGGGCGAGGAGGCTGTCGGGGCGGGGCGGGCAGGGTTCCTCACGGCCAGCGAAGAAGAAACGGGAGCGATCAATGTGGTGAGTGCCATCTACCTTGCCTTTCGCGCCTACGATACCATGGGTGAGGCGATCGTGCTGATGCTTGCCGTGGCGGGCGTCAGCTTCTTTGCGGGTTCCGGGTCCGGGGGAAAGAAATGA
- a CDS encoding cation:proton antiporter codes for MIVAGLGWFFFILAAFFAILGTLGVLFMPDVYSRLQAGALSGTTAVVSLLIGSIFWVDPGPFTGRLVVLLLFFLVSSPTATHIIGRYAWRERIIPWRGSR; via the coding sequence ATGATTGTCGCTGGATTAGGCTGGTTCTTTTTCATTCTGGCAGCTTTTTTCGCGATCCTCGGAACGCTGGGAGTTCTTTTCATGCCCGATGTCTACAGCCGCCTTCAAGCGGGTGCTTTGAGTGGAACCACGGCGGTTGTTTCGCTTCTGATCGGCTCAATTTTCTGGGTTGATCCGGGCCCCTTCACAGGGCGGCTTGTGGTGCTTCTCCTCTTTTTCCTCGTTTCGAGCCCCACGGCAACGCATATTATCGGCCGCTACGCCTGGCGGGAGCGCATTATACCCTGGCGGGGGTCGCGATGA
- a CDS encoding MnhB domain-containing protein: protein MNRRTELLDVISRKLAPFVMVFGLYLIAYAHRSPGGGFQGGVVIASAVILLALGRDIYDVERLFPLRALHFVEVFAFFLVLLVALGGVFFWGGLFSYPPAAGSDRFWLPPRLVLSTLNALIGVKVGSGVTLLALTLFEDDRRRP, encoded by the coding sequence ATGAATCGACGAACGGAGCTTCTCGATGTGATTTCCCGAAAACTGGCACCCTTCGTGATGGTCTTCGGGTTGTACCTGATTGCCTACGCTCACCGGTCTCCCGGAGGCGGGTTTCAGGGCGGGGTTGTGATTGCCTCGGCGGTGATCTTGCTGGCCCTGGGCCGGGATATTTACGACGTGGAGCGGCTTTTTCCTCTGAGGGCGCTTCATTTTGTCGAAGTTTTTGCCTTTTTTCTGGTCCTGCTGGTTGCTCTGGGAGGGGTTTTTTTCTGGGGAGGCCTCTTTTCCTATCCCCCGGCGGCCGGTAGCGACCGGTTCTGGCTCCCCCCACGGCTGGTTCTCTCGACGTTGAATGCTCTCATCGGGGTCAAGGTAGGAAGCGGTGTGACCCTTCTGGCTCTTACGCTCTTTGAAGACGACCGGAGGCGTCCCTGA
- the ugpE gene encoding sn-glycerol-3-phosphate ABC transporter permease UgpE: MITDPLRTRVFRHTFLLIGCLVVMFPIYITFVASTLRLEEIFQRPMPFFPGRELFNNYYNAFFVGGRGLGGAQGIGAMVMVQNSAIMALGITISKIIISLLSSFGIVFFRFPGRGIAFWLVLFTLMLPVEVRIVPTYQMVSDMGLLNSYPGLIMPLAVSATATFLFRQYFMTIPDELIEAAKMDGASPMRFFRSILVPMSRTPIATLVVIQFVYGWNQYLWPLIATTERRFWTLMIGLSRMLATADHQADWHIVMAITIIAMIPTIVIVLSMQKLFVKGLTESEK, translated from the coding sequence ATGATTACTGATCCTTTGCGAACAAGGGTGTTCCGGCACACCTTTCTTTTAATTGGTTGTCTGGTGGTAATGTTCCCGATCTACATTACCTTTGTTGCCTCTACGCTGCGGCTGGAAGAGATCTTTCAGCGACCCATGCCCTTTTTCCCGGGGCGGGAGTTGTTCAACAACTACTATAACGCGTTCTTTGTCGGGGGACGGGGATTAGGCGGAGCTCAGGGAATTGGTGCGATGGTTATGGTTCAGAACAGTGCGATCATGGCGCTGGGAATTACCATTTCCAAGATAATTATCTCGCTCCTTTCTTCCTTTGGTATCGTCTTTTTCCGTTTCCCTGGCCGGGGAATCGCCTTCTGGCTGGTGCTCTTTACCCTCATGCTCCCCGTGGAGGTTCGTATTGTACCCACCTACCAGATGGTCTCCGACATGGGCTTGCTCAACAGTTATCCGGGATTGATCATGCCTCTGGCGGTTTCGGCGACAGCTACGTTCCTTTTCCGCCAGTACTTCATGACCATACCCGACGAGCTGATAGAGGCGGCAAAAATGGACGGGGCGAGCCCCATGAGGTTTTTTCGATCCATCCTGGTGCCCATGTCGCGAACTCCCATCGCGACGCTGGTGGTAATTCAGTTCGTCTATGGCTGGAATCAGTATCTCTGGCCTCTGATCGCCACGACGGAGCGGCGTTTCTGGACGCTCATGATCGGACTGAGCCGCATGCTGGCCACGGCCGACCACCAGGCGGATTGGCATATTGTGATGGCTATAACCATCATTGCCATGATTCCCACGATTGTTATCGTTCTGAGTATGCAGAAGCTTTTTGTGAAGGGGTTGACGGAGTCGGAAAAATAG